The following proteins are encoded in a genomic region of Bradyrhizobium sp. SK17:
- the urtC gene encoding urea ABC transporter permease subunit UrtC: MTPHILTRSLDRAATAFVLIVAALGVLIPLSNLLLPQGSMFQVPTYLVALWGKYVCYAILALSIDLIWGYCGILSLGHGAFFALGGYAMGMYLMRQIGSRGVYGNPILPDFMVFLNWDRLPWYWYGFDKFAFAALMVLLVPGVLAFCFGWLAFRSRVTGVYLSIITQAMTYALLLAFFRNDFGFGGNNGLTDFKDILGFNVQAEGTRAALFLLSCLALIIAFLICRAIVTSKLGKVLIAVRDAESRTRFLGYRVESYKLFVFTLSACMAGVAGALYVPQVGIINPSEFAPGNSIEAVIWVAVGGRGTLIGAALGAVVVNYAKTFFTSGPLAPYWLFMLGALFILVTLLLPKGIVGTFNSWWETSKARNGSPDADSAAREDGVGAPNPAE; encoded by the coding sequence ATGACGCCGCACATCCTCACCCGTTCGCTCGACCGTGCCGCGACCGCGTTCGTGCTGATCGTCGCCGCGCTCGGCGTACTGATCCCGCTGTCGAACCTGCTGCTGCCGCAGGGCTCGATGTTCCAGGTGCCGACCTATCTGGTGGCGCTGTGGGGCAAATATGTCTGCTACGCCATCCTCGCGCTCTCGATCGATCTGATCTGGGGTTATTGCGGCATCCTCTCGCTCGGCCACGGCGCGTTCTTCGCGCTCGGCGGCTACGCGATGGGCATGTACCTGATGCGGCAGATCGGCAGCCGCGGCGTCTACGGCAACCCGATCCTGCCCGACTTCATGGTGTTCCTGAACTGGGACAGGCTGCCCTGGTACTGGTACGGCTTCGACAAATTCGCCTTCGCGGCGCTGATGGTGCTGCTGGTGCCGGGCGTGCTCGCCTTCTGCTTCGGTTGGCTCGCCTTCCGCTCGCGCGTCACCGGCGTCTATCTGTCGATCATCACGCAGGCGATGACCTACGCGCTGCTGCTGGCGTTCTTCCGCAATGATTTCGGCTTCGGCGGCAACAACGGCCTGACCGACTTCAAGGACATCCTCGGCTTCAACGTGCAGGCCGAAGGCACCCGTGCCGCGCTGTTCCTGCTGAGCTGCCTGGCGCTGATCATCGCGTTCCTGATCTGCCGCGCGATCGTGACCTCGAAGCTCGGCAAGGTTCTGATCGCGGTGCGCGACGCCGAAAGCCGCACCCGCTTCCTCGGCTATCGCGTCGAGTCCTACAAGCTGTTCGTGTTCACGCTGTCGGCCTGCATGGCCGGCGTCGCCGGCGCGCTCTATGTGCCGCAGGTCGGCATCATCAATCCAAGCGAATTCGCGCCGGGCAATTCGATCGAGGCGGTGATCTGGGTCGCGGTCGGCGGCCGCGGCACGCTGATCGGCGCCGCGCTCGGCGCCGTCGTCGTCAACTACGCCAAGACGTTCTTCACCTCGGGGCCGCTCGCCCCGTATTGGCTGTTCATGCTCGGCGCGCTGTTCATCCTGGTGACGCTGCTCTTGCCGAAGGGCATCGTCGGCACCTTCAACAGCTGGTGGGAGACGTCGAAGGCGAGGAACGGCTCTCCCGACGCTGACAGCGCTGCGCGCGAAGACGGCGTCGGCGCACCGAACCCGGCGGAGTAG
- the urtB gene encoding urea ABC transporter permease subunit UrtB, with translation MDRFRTLFLSILLLSCLVVPALAGPFEDSVAKFANDEFSDTEAAIGEVAASGNALAPRIIGALQDGRLSADPDSKKVFITQTDGKIIDAATGAAVDKLPDNAAAVRLNNRLRRTVEAALGGLTLLSSDPAKRLAAAQSVFKSHEENLLPTVESALAKESVKSIKQAFAEARAAIILFKSDASDSDKLDAVAVIKARGDQEALALLTGLGDQPPLVAKAAASAVSSIQSNLAMWSMVQNAWYGLSLGSVLLLAAIGLAITFGVMGVINMAHGEMVMLGAYTTFVVQEVIRTRYPALFDYSLLIAVPLAFVVAGAIGVVIERTIIRFLYGRPLETLLATWGLSLVLQQAVRTAFGPTNREVGNPSWMSGAFELGQITITYNRLWILCFTLAVFAILLAMLRYTALGLEMRAVTQNRRMAASMGIATSRVDALTFGLGSGIAGIAGVALSQIDNVSPNLGQSYIIDSFMVVVFGGVGNLWGTLVGAFTLGIANKFLEPVAGAVLGKIAILVLIILFIQKRPRGLFALKGRAVEA, from the coding sequence ATTGATCGCTTTCGTACGCTGTTTCTCTCGATCCTGCTGCTGAGCTGCCTTGTCGTGCCGGCGCTGGCTGGCCCGTTCGAGGATTCAGTCGCCAAATTCGCCAATGACGAGTTCTCCGACACCGAGGCCGCGATCGGCGAAGTCGCTGCATCGGGCAACGCGCTGGCTCCGCGCATCATCGGCGCGCTGCAGGACGGCCGGCTGTCGGCCGATCCGGACAGCAAGAAGGTCTTCATCACGCAGACCGACGGCAAGATCATCGACGCCGCCACTGGCGCGGCCGTCGACAAGCTGCCGGACAATGCCGCCGCCGTGCGCCTCAACAACCGCTTGCGCCGCACCGTGGAAGCCGCGCTCGGCGGCCTGACGCTGCTGTCGTCAGATCCGGCCAAGCGGCTCGCCGCGGCACAGTCGGTGTTCAAGAGCCACGAGGAAAACCTGCTGCCGACGGTGGAAAGCGCGCTCGCCAAGGAGAGCGTCAAGTCGATCAAGCAGGCCTTCGCCGAGGCGCGCGCCGCCATCATCCTGTTCAAGTCGGATGCATCCGACAGCGACAAGCTCGATGCGGTTGCCGTGATCAAGGCGCGCGGCGACCAGGAAGCGCTGGCGCTGCTCACCGGGCTCGGCGACCAGCCGCCGCTGGTGGCCAAAGCAGCCGCAAGTGCGGTGTCCTCGATCCAGAGCAATCTTGCGATGTGGTCGATGGTGCAGAACGCCTGGTACGGCCTGTCGCTCGGTTCGGTGCTGCTGCTGGCCGCGATCGGTCTTGCCATCACCTTCGGCGTGATGGGCGTCATCAACATGGCGCATGGCGAGATGGTGATGCTCGGGGCCTACACCACCTTCGTGGTGCAGGAGGTGATCCGCACCCGCTATCCCGCACTGTTCGACTATTCGCTCTTGATCGCGGTGCCGCTCGCCTTCGTGGTCGCGGGCGCCATCGGCGTCGTGATCGAGCGCACCATCATCCGCTTCCTCTACGGCCGTCCGCTGGAGACGCTGCTCGCGACCTGGGGCCTGTCGCTGGTGTTGCAGCAGGCGGTCCGCACCGCATTCGGCCCGACCAACCGCGAGGTCGGCAACCCCTCCTGGATGAGCGGCGCCTTCGAGCTCGGCCAGATCACCATCACCTATAACCGGCTCTGGATCCTCTGCTTCACGCTCGCGGTGTTCGCCATCCTGCTCGCGATGCTGCGCTACACCGCGCTCGGCCTCGAGATGCGCGCGGTGACCCAGAACCGCCGCATGGCGGCCTCGATGGGCATCGCCACCTCGCGGGTCGACGCGCTGACCTTCGGCCTCGGCTCGGGGATCGCCGGCATCGCCGGCGTCGCGCTGTCGCAGATCGACAATGTCAGCCCGAATCTCGGCCAGAGCTACATCATCGATAGCTTCATGGTCGTGGTGTTCGGCGGTGTCGGAAATCTCTGGGGCACCCTGGTCGGCGCCTTCACGCTCGGGATCGCCAACAAGTTCCTCGAGCCGGTGGCAGGTGCGGTGCTCGGCAAGATCGCGATCCTGGTGCTGATCATCCTGTTCATCCAGAAACGGCCGCGCGGCCTGTTCGCGCTCAAGGGCCGGGCGGTGGAAGCATGA
- the urtA gene encoding urea ABC transporter substrate-binding protein, with translation MLTQLTHGIATLTRRRALAATAGLVLGLAASSSFAPAQAADDTIKVGILHSLSGTMAISETTLKDTILFLIDEQNKKGGVLGKKLEPVVVDPASNWPLFAEKARELITKDKVAVVFGCWTSVSRKSVLPVFKELNNILFYPVQYEGEESERNVFYTGAAPNQQAIPAVDYLMKEEKVKRWVLAGTDYVYPRTTNKILEAYLKSKGVAQDDIMINYTPFGHSDWQTIVADIKKFGSAGKKTAVVSTINGDANVPFYKELGNQGIKATDIPVVAFSVGEEELAGIDTKPLVGHLAAWNYFESIKTPANEKFIKEWQAYTKNPKRVTNDPMEAHYIGFNMWVKAVEKAKSTDPDKVIDALPGIETPNLTGGVAKMLPNHHITKPVFIGEIKGNGQFDVVWKTPGLVAGDAWSKELEGSKDLIGDWVGKKCGNYNTKTNKCGGQGS, from the coding sequence ATGCTTACTCAGCTTACTCACGGAATAGCGACGTTGACCCGCCGCCGCGCGCTCGCGGCGACGGCCGGCCTGGTTTTAGGTCTGGCTGCGTCCTCGTCCTTCGCGCCCGCGCAAGCGGCCGACGACACCATCAAGGTTGGTATCCTTCACTCGCTGTCGGGCACCATGGCGATCAGCGAAACCACCCTGAAAGACACCATCCTTTTCCTGATCGACGAGCAGAACAAGAAGGGCGGCGTGCTCGGCAAGAAGCTCGAGCCGGTCGTGGTCGACCCCGCATCGAACTGGCCGCTGTTCGCCGAAAAGGCCCGCGAGCTGATCACCAAGGACAAGGTTGCTGTGGTGTTCGGCTGCTGGACCTCGGTGTCGCGCAAGTCCGTGCTCCCGGTGTTCAAGGAGCTGAACAACATCCTGTTCTATCCGGTGCAGTATGAGGGCGAGGAGTCCGAGCGCAACGTGTTCTACACGGGTGCGGCGCCGAACCAGCAGGCGATCCCCGCGGTCGACTATCTGATGAAGGAAGAAAAGGTGAAGCGCTGGGTGCTGGCCGGCACCGACTACGTCTATCCGCGCACCACCAACAAGATCCTGGAAGCCTATCTGAAGTCGAAGGGCGTCGCCCAGGACGACATCATGATCAACTACACGCCGTTCGGTCACTCCGACTGGCAGACGATCGTCGCCGACATCAAGAAGTTCGGCTCGGCCGGCAAGAAGACCGCGGTGGTCTCGACCATCAACGGCGACGCCAACGTTCCGTTCTACAAGGAGCTCGGCAACCAGGGCATCAAGGCGACCGACATCCCGGTGGTTGCGTTCTCGGTCGGCGAAGAAGAGCTCGCCGGCATCGACACCAAGCCGCTGGTCGGCCATCTCGCCGCCTGGAACTACTTCGAGTCGATCAAGACCCCTGCGAACGAGAAGTTCATCAAGGAGTGGCAGGCCTACACCAAGAACCCGAAGCGCGTGACCAACGATCCGATGGAGGCGCACTACATCGGCTTCAACATGTGGGTGAAGGCGGTCGAGAAGGCGAAGTCGACCGATCCGGACAAGGTGATCGACGCTCTTCCGGGCATCGAGACGCCGAACCTGACCGGCGGCGTGGCCAAGATGCTGCCGAACCACCACATCACCAAGCCGGTGTTCATCGGCGAGATCAAGGGCAACGGCCAGTTCGACGTGGTCTGGAAGACCCCGGGCCTGGTGGCCGGCGACGCCTGGTCGAAGGAGCTCGAGGGCTCCAAGGACCTGATCGGCGATTGGGTCGGCAAGAAGTGCGGCAACTACAACACCAAGACCAACAAGTGCGGCGGCCAGGGCTCCTAA
- a CDS encoding DEAD/DEAH box helicase: MTSFQDFGLADPIARALREENYLTPTPIQAQTIPLALAGRDVVGIAQTGTGKTASFALPILHRLLENRIRPQPKSCRVLVLSPTRELSGQILDSFNTYGRHIRLSSALAIGGVPMGRQVRAVMQGVEVMVATPGRLLDLVQSNGLKLNQVEFLVLDEADRMLDMGFINDIRKIVAKLPIRRQTLFFSATMPKDIAELAEAMLRDPARVAVTPVASTVDRIAQRAIQVDFAAKPAVLAQLLKQEPVNRALVFTRTKHGADKVVKSLAKAGIEANAIHGNKSQNHRERTLAAFRSGEIRTLVATDIAARGIDVDGVSHVVNFDLPNIPETYVHRIGRTARAGADGVAISLIAGAEEMGYLRDIERLIRITVPREDRRTQGGREAAAPAQATHPHRGGRSAPRAHNVRGNEAAPGAKGPRRRRRPGGNKGAPQTSRGESPRPSQAGNSEGIQGVAFLHRESRPNPQHNRNNRPKH, encoded by the coding sequence TTGACCTCCTTTCAGGATTTCGGCCTCGCCGATCCCATCGCCCGCGCGCTTCGAGAAGAGAATTATCTCACGCCAACCCCCATCCAGGCCCAAACCATCCCGCTGGCGCTCGCCGGCCGGGATGTCGTCGGTATCGCCCAGACCGGAACCGGCAAGACCGCGTCCTTCGCGCTGCCGATCCTGCACCGGCTGCTCGAGAACCGCATCCGCCCGCAGCCCAAGAGCTGCCGCGTGCTGGTGCTGTCGCCAACCCGCGAACTGTCCGGGCAGATCCTCGACAGCTTCAACACCTATGGCCGCCACATCCGGCTGTCCTCGGCGCTCGCCATCGGCGGCGTGCCAATGGGCCGCCAGGTCCGTGCCGTGATGCAGGGCGTCGAGGTGATGGTCGCCACCCCCGGCCGCCTGCTCGATCTCGTGCAGAGCAACGGCCTGAAGCTCAACCAGGTCGAGTTCCTGGTGCTCGACGAAGCCGACCGCATGCTCGACATGGGTTTCATCAACGATATCCGCAAAATCGTCGCCAAGCTGCCGATCCGGCGCCAGACGCTGTTCTTCTCGGCCACCATGCCCAAGGACATCGCCGAGCTCGCCGAGGCGATGCTGCGCGATCCCGCCCGCGTGGCGGTGACGCCTGTGGCCTCGACGGTCGATCGGATCGCCCAACGCGCGATCCAGGTCGATTTCGCGGCCAAGCCTGCGGTCCTCGCCCAGCTCCTGAAGCAGGAGCCGGTCAACCGCGCCCTGGTCTTCACCCGCACCAAGCATGGCGCCGACAAGGTGGTGAAGAGCCTTGCCAAGGCCGGCATCGAAGCCAATGCGATCCACGGCAACAAGTCGCAGAACCACCGCGAGCGCACGCTGGCGGCGTTCCGTTCCGGCGAGATCCGCACGCTGGTGGCGACCGACATCGCCGCGCGCGGCATCGACGTCGACGGCGTCAGCCATGTCGTGAACTTCGACCTGCCCAACATCCCGGAAACCTACGTCCACCGCATCGGCCGCACCGCGCGCGCCGGCGCCGACGGGGTCGCGATCTCGCTGATCGCCGGCGCCGAGGAGATGGGCTATCTGCGCGACATCGAGCGGCTGATCCGGATTACCGTGCCGCGGGAAGACCGCCGCACGCAGGGTGGCCGCGAGGCGGCTGCACCGGCGCAGGCGACCCACCCGCATCGGGGTGGCCGCTCTGCGCCCCGCGCGCATAATGTCCGTGGGAATGAGGCTGCTCCGGGTGCAAAAGGGCCTCGCCGCCGCCGCCGTCCAGGTGGTAATAAAGGCGCGCCGCAGACGAGCCGGGGCGAGTCGCCGCGTCCGTCGCAGGCCGGCAACAGCGAAGGCATCCAGGGCGTCGCCTTCTTGCATCGCGAGAGCCGGCCGAACCCGCAACACAACCGCAACAACCGACCGAAGCACTAG
- the infA gene encoding translation initiation factor IF-1 translates to MAKEELIQFEGLVTEILPDARYRVQLDAGHEIVAYTAGKMKKNRIKTLAGDRVTIEMSPYDLEKGRLIFRHKDERPSGAPGGPPRGGAQRGGQFRRR, encoded by the coding sequence ATGGCTAAGGAAGAGCTGATCCAGTTCGAAGGACTGGTGACCGAAATCCTCCCCGACGCTCGTTACCGGGTGCAACTCGATGCCGGACACGAGATCGTCGCCTACACCGCCGGCAAGATGAAGAAAAACCGCATCAAGACGCTGGCCGGCGACCGCGTCACGATCGAAATGTCGCCCTACGATCTCGAAAAGGGCCGCCTGATCTTCCGCCACAAGGACGAGCGTCCGAGCGGCGCGCCCGGCGGCCCGCCGCGGGGTGGCGCGCAGCGCGGCGGTCAGTTCCGCCGCCGATAG
- a CDS encoding cold-shock protein, translating to MSMGTVKWFNATKGYGFIQPDEGGNDVFVHISAVERAGLGTLREGQKISYEIVADRRSGKSSADNLRAAG from the coding sequence GTGAGCATGGGAACCGTGAAGTGGTTTAACGCGACCAAGGGCTACGGCTTCATCCAGCCGGATGAAGGCGGGAACGACGTGTTCGTGCACATCAGTGCAGTCGAGCGCGCCGGCCTTGGCACTCTGCGTGAAGGCCAGAAGATCTCTTACGAGATCGTGGCTGACCGCCGTTCCGGCAAATCCTCGGCCGACAATCTGCGCGCCGCTGGATAA
- a CDS encoding TadE/TadG family type IV pilus assembly protein, protein MLMSNVLKTLPARLLRSVAALRHDCRGLAAVEFAFVLPLMLVLFFGTVEFSSGVAVDRKVTLMARALSDLTSQATQVADTDLQNFFSASVGIMTPYDPTPTKGTLSEIYVDPKGVARIQWSKSGVINSGASTATLTTSSRTQGDIVTNIVPTALLVPGSYLIFSEISYKYVPTIGYVMAKSGINLSDVAYTRPRQSACVNYAPSSSATMTGCTTY, encoded by the coding sequence ATGCTCATGAGCAATGTCCTGAAAACCTTGCCCGCGCGCCTGCTGCGCTCCGTTGCGGCACTCAGGCATGATTGCCGCGGTCTAGCCGCCGTTGAGTTCGCTTTCGTCCTGCCGTTGATGCTGGTGTTGTTCTTCGGCACCGTCGAGTTCTCGTCCGGCGTCGCGGTCGACCGCAAGGTCACGCTGATGGCGCGCGCGTTGTCGGACCTGACCTCGCAGGCCACCCAGGTGGCCGACACCGACCTGCAAAACTTCTTCAGCGCCAGCGTCGGCATCATGACGCCCTACGATCCGACGCCGACCAAGGGGACGTTGTCGGAAATCTATGTCGATCCGAAAGGTGTCGCGCGGATACAATGGAGCAAGTCGGGCGTCATCAACTCCGGCGCCTCGACGGCCACCCTCACGACGTCGAGCCGTACGCAAGGCGATATCGTAACCAACATCGTTCCGACGGCACTGCTGGTGCCTGGCAGCTATCTGATCTTCAGCGAGATCAGCTACAAATACGTTCCGACGATCGGCTATGTGATGGCCAAGAGCGGCATCAATCTCAGCGACGTTGCCTACACAAGGCCGCGGCAGTCGGCTTGCGTGAACTATGCCCCGAGCTCTTCTGCCACGATGACCGGCTGCACGACTTACTAG
- a CDS encoding TadE/TadG family type IV pilus assembly protein, whose translation MPLPAGSFASLLHRFRRNRRGATAVEFAMVAPLFFGLLFAIIEVAMIFFASQVLETVTQDSSRFIMTGQAQGQSYTQQQFKNYVCGQVNALFDCANGVYVDVRSYSSFSNVNITAPIDSNKAFIPTMKWCPGKDGDVVVVRLFYQWPLFVTKLGFNVANLANGTRLLTATATFKNEPSGTAGATCS comes from the coding sequence ATGCCGCTGCCCGCTGGTTCCTTCGCGAGCCTCCTCCATCGCTTTCGTCGAAACCGCCGCGGTGCCACCGCGGTCGAATTCGCGATGGTCGCGCCGCTGTTTTTCGGGCTGCTGTTCGCGATCATCGAAGTGGCCATGATCTTCTTCGCAAGCCAGGTGCTCGAGACGGTGACGCAGGATTCGTCCCGCTTCATCATGACCGGTCAGGCCCAGGGCCAGAGCTACACCCAGCAACAATTCAAGAACTACGTCTGCGGCCAGGTCAACGCGCTGTTCGACTGCGCCAATGGCGTCTATGTCGACGTGCGCAGCTATTCTTCGTTCAGCAACGTCAACATCACCGCCCCGATCGATTCCAACAAGGCGTTCATTCCGACCATGAAATGGTGCCCCGGCAAGGACGGCGACGTCGTGGTGGTCCGGCTGTTCTATCAGTGGCCGTTGTTCGTCACCAAGCTGGGCTTCAACGTCGCCAACCTCGCCAACGGCACGCGGCTCCTGACGGCGACCGCGACATTCAAGAACGAGCCATCCGGAACCGCCGGGGCGACATGCTCATGA
- a CDS encoding pilus assembly protein N-terminal domain-containing protein: protein MSFQSQRLRAVTRIGFISLAAAVLWPALATAAPDPDRIAVNVDQAKLVKLPGGIATIVVGNPLIADVTLQNGGVVVVTGKGYGATNFIALDRTGQVLVDRQIQVEGPSDQLVTVYRGIDRETYSCMPVCQRRITLGDGETYFKATMDQAGSLNSQASGSGAGAKPQN, encoded by the coding sequence ATGTCGTTTCAGTCCCAGCGTCTTCGCGCCGTCACGCGCATCGGATTCATCTCGCTGGCCGCAGCCGTGCTGTGGCCCGCGCTCGCAACGGCTGCGCCGGATCCCGACCGGATTGCCGTCAATGTCGATCAGGCCAAGCTGGTCAAGCTGCCCGGAGGGATCGCGACCATCGTGGTCGGCAATCCGCTGATCGCCGACGTCACGCTGCAGAACGGCGGGGTCGTCGTCGTCACCGGCAAGGGCTATGGCGCCACCAACTTCATCGCGCTCGACCGCACCGGTCAGGTGCTGGTGGATCGCCAGATCCAGGTCGAAGGTCCGAGCGACCAGCTCGTTACCGTCTATCGCGGCATCGATCGCGAAACCTATAGCTGCATGCCGGTCTGTCAGCGCCGAATCACCCTGGGTGACGGCGAGACCTACTTCAAGGCGACCATGGACCAGGCCGGTTCGCTCAACAGCCAGGCCTCCGGCTCCGGAGCGGGCGCCAAACCGCAGAACTAG
- a CDS encoding sterol desaturase family protein, which yields MSTLPIEVIEMLGQTMMRVVPITIGLALFFTVLTHFWACNPGKPWWQKRELVTDICYWFFVPVFARVLRIGLLVIGAAAVFNVHSADELISFYENGHGPLSQLPLWLQSIIFLVASDFMLYWLHRMFHGGGFWKYHAIHHSSEDLEWISAARFHPVNLLIGTISVDVILLMAGISPNIMLWVGPFTTFHSAFVHANLNWTLGPFRYVIATPVFHRWHHTALEEGGDTNFAGTFPLWDILFGTFRMPEGKLPEDYGVDAEQGVPAEIGGQLAYPFRQ from the coding sequence ATGTCCACCCTTCCGATCGAAGTCATCGAGATGCTCGGCCAGACGATGATGAGGGTGGTGCCGATCACGATCGGATTGGCACTGTTCTTCACCGTGCTGACCCACTTCTGGGCCTGCAATCCGGGCAAGCCGTGGTGGCAGAAGCGCGAGCTCGTCACCGACATCTGCTACTGGTTCTTCGTGCCGGTGTTCGCCCGCGTGCTGCGCATCGGGCTCCTGGTGATCGGCGCTGCCGCGGTGTTCAACGTGCACAGTGCCGACGAGTTGATCTCGTTCTACGAGAATGGCCATGGCCCGCTGTCGCAACTGCCGCTCTGGCTGCAATCGATCATCTTCCTGGTCGCTTCCGACTTCATGCTGTACTGGCTGCACCGGATGTTTCACGGCGGCGGCTTCTGGAAGTACCACGCCATCCATCATTCCTCCGAGGACCTCGAATGGATCTCGGCGGCGCGCTTCCACCCCGTCAATCTCCTGATCGGCACGATCTCGGTCGACGTGATCCTGCTGATGGCCGGCATCTCGCCGAACATCATGCTGTGGGTTGGTCCGTTCACCACATTCCACTCGGCATTCGTGCACGCCAACCTGAACTGGACGCTTGGGCCGTTCAGATATGTGATCGCTACGCCGGTGTTTCATCGCTGGCACCACACCGCGCTCGAGGAAGGCGGCGACACCAATTTCGCGGGTACGTTTCCGCTCTGGGATATCCTGTTCGGGACATTCCGCATGCCCGAAGGCAAGCTTCCCGAGGATTACGGCGTCGACGCCGAGCAGGGCGTGCCGGCCGAGATCGGCGGACAGCTGGCCTACCCGTTCCGTCAGTGA
- a CDS encoding Flp family type IVb pilin gives MKNLVSRFVKDESGATAIEYGLIATGIAIAIIAAVNGVGTKLSGTFNSISSSLK, from the coding sequence ATGAAGAACCTCGTTTCGCGCTTCGTGAAGGATGAATCGGGCGCGACCGCCATCGAGTACGGCCTGATTGCGACCGGCATCGCCATCGCGATCATCGCCGCAGTCAACGGCGTCGGCACGAAGCTCTCGGGTACCTTCAACTCGATCTCGAGCTCGCTGAAGTAA
- a CDS encoding prepilin peptidase: MILDIARLMLFPALMAFAAASDLLTMTIPNRISLALVGGFFVLAPLTGMDVHDMLTHAGAGALVLVVAFGMFAMGWVGGGDAKVAAAASLWFGFEHLLPYLVFASLFGGALTVLLLQLRQWPLPYPLSSQAWLSRLHDKQTGIPYGIALALGALLIYPETDWIKTIDLAHFALR, translated from the coding sequence ATGATCCTCGACATCGCGCGCTTGATGCTGTTTCCGGCCCTGATGGCCTTTGCCGCGGCGAGCGACCTGTTGACCATGACGATCCCGAACCGGATCTCGCTGGCGCTGGTGGGTGGCTTCTTCGTCCTGGCACCGCTGACCGGGATGGATGTCCATGACATGCTCACCCATGCCGGCGCAGGGGCGCTGGTTCTCGTGGTGGCGTTCGGCATGTTCGCGATGGGCTGGGTCGGCGGCGGAGACGCCAAGGTCGCTGCTGCCGCCAGCCTCTGGTTCGGGTTCGAGCATCTGCTCCCTTATCTGGTCTTTGCGTCGTTGTTCGGCGGTGCGCTGACCGTTCTGCTGTTGCAGCTCCGGCAATGGCCGCTGCCCTACCCGCTCTCGTCCCAGGCCTGGCTCAGCCGGCTGCACGACAAGCAGACCGGAATTCCCTACGGCATCGCGCTCGCCCTCGGCGCCCTGCTGATCTATCCGGAGACGGACTGGATCAAGACGATCGATCTCGCGCACTTCGCGTTGCGTTGA
- the cpaB gene encoding Flp pilus assembly protein CpaB, with translation MDKARILVLAIAGSAGLAALYLASGGEDKPAAPPPVAQLPTVDILVARTDIGLGQAVKPDDLQWQTWPAATASASFMRKDSNADAIKDVTGSIARAPFIQGEPIREQKLVKADGSGFMAAILPTGMRAVSTEISPETGAGGFILPNDRVDVLLSKRDKSPDRNGADIVNSEVILTNIRVLAIDQAPKEKDGTNALIGKTVTLELKPEQTETLARARQSGVLSLALRSIADNNATDVKTDENRQKRGETINVIRFGVANQATTQK, from the coding sequence ATGGATAAGGCCCGCATTCTGGTCCTGGCTATCGCAGGCAGCGCTGGCCTTGCAGCGCTCTATCTTGCGAGCGGAGGCGAAGACAAGCCGGCGGCTCCTCCCCCCGTCGCGCAGCTGCCCACCGTCGACATCCTGGTCGCACGCACCGATATCGGCCTCGGCCAAGCGGTGAAGCCCGACGATCTGCAATGGCAGACATGGCCGGCCGCAACCGCCAGCGCGAGCTTCATGCGCAAGGACAGCAACGCCGACGCCATCAAGGACGTCACCGGCTCGATCGCGCGCGCCCCGTTCATCCAGGGCGAGCCGATTCGCGAGCAGAAGCTCGTCAAGGCCGATGGCAGCGGCTTCATGGCCGCGATCCTGCCGACCGGCATGCGGGCGGTATCGACCGAAATCTCGCCGGAGACGGGCGCCGGCGGCTTCATCCTGCCGAATGACCGGGTCGACGTGCTGCTGTCCAAGCGCGACAAGAGTCCCGATCGCAACGGCGCGGACATCGTCAATTCCGAGGTCATCCTGACCAACATCCGCGTGCTCGCGATCGATCAGGCGCCGAAGGAGAAGGACGGCACCAACGCGTTGATCGGCAAGACCGTGACGCTGGAGCTGAAGCCGGAGCAGACCGAAACGCTGGCGCGCGCGCGCCAGAGCGGCGTCCTGTCGCTCGCGCTGCGCAGCATTGCCGACAACAACGCGACCGACGTCAAGACCGACGAGAACCGCCAGAAGCGCGGCGAGACGATCAACGTCATCCGCTTTGGCGTTGCCAACCAGGCGACGACCCAGAAGTGA